The genomic interval CGCAGATCGGCGAGTGCGAACGCGAGTTCGGTCTTCAAGGCTCGCAACTTCTCATCCATGGGGCGCTTTTCCGTGCGCACCACTTGTGGTGCGGGCTTGTCCGAAGCCTCCTCGGCGGCATGCAGGGCGCGCTCGGCCCCGGCCAGGGCCTCGTGCAGGCGCGTCAGTTCGCTGTCGTCTGCACCGCCTTTCTCGGCCTTTTTCAGTTCGGCACGCTTCATCGCCAGTTCGATCTTGGCTTTCTTCAGGGCAGCATCGTCGCTCGCCGGCGGTGCCGCCGGAGCAGCGGCCACGGCGGCCTCAAGGGCTTTCTGGGCCGCCTTGGCCGCGGCACGCAGCTCGGCGACTTGGGCTTCCAGCTCTGGCGCGGCGTGGGCAGCGAGCTGCTTCTCGGCCTTTCTCAGGGCGACTTGGGCCATGCTCGCCTCGATCTTCAGCTTCTTCTGAAGGTCGGAAAGCCCGGCCGGCTGGCCGGCAGGCGGGACTTCCTGATGGGGCACCGAGGTGCTCTCCGCCTGTACCGCCTTGGCCCGCGCGGCCTTTTCGGCACGGGCCTGGCGTTCGGCCTCCTTCTGCTCCTCGGCCTTGCGCAGACGCTCCTGGCGCAGCTCGAAGCGCTGCCGGGCATTCTCGGCCTTGTGATGCTTCTGCTCCAGCTCGCGGATTTCCGCCTTGGCCGCGCGGTAGTACTGTACCAGCGGCAATGTGGAGGGGCAGACATAGGCGCAGGCACCGCATTCGATGCAGTCGAACAGGTTGTATGCCTTGAGCTGTTCATGCTCCTGACCGAGGGCGAAGAAATGCAGTTGCTGCGGCAGCAGGCTGGCCGGACAGACATCGGAACAGGCGCCACAGCGGATGCACGGCAGTGCCGGTGGTGGAGGCGGTAGCTCGCTGCGGGTCGGCGCCAGCAGGCAGTTGCCGGTCTTGATCAGCGGTGCGTCGAGCGAGGGCAGGGTGAAGCCCATCATCGGACCGCCCATGATCAGTCGGTCCATGCGTTCCTCGTCCAGCCCGGCGAAGGCCAGCAGCTCGCCCACCGGCGTGCCGAGCAGGGCCTCGACGTTCATCGGCCGCGCCAGGGCTTCGCCGGTCAGGGTGACGATGCGCGAGATCAGCGGTCGTCCCTTGAGCACCGCATCATGGATGGCGACACAGGTGCCGACGTTCTGGCAGATCATGCCGATGTCCGCCGGCAGGCCGCCGCTCGGCACCTGCAGGCCGGTGAGGATTTCGATCAGCTGTCTCTCACCTCCGGACGGGTATTTGGTCGGCAACACCCGCAGACCGAATGGTTGCTCGCCGAGGGCGGCGCGCACCGCGGCGCTCGCCTCGGGCTTGTTGTCCTCGATGCCGATCAGCACCTGCTCGGGCTCGATCAGCCGCACGAGGATCTCGATGCCGACGACCAGCTCGGTAGCTCTCTCGCGCATCAGCCGGTCGTCGGCGGTGATATAGGGCTCGCATTCGGCACCATTGATGACCAGCGTGTGGATCTTCCGCTGCGAACGGGCCGCCAGCTTTACCGCCGTGGGAAAGCCGGCACCGCCCAGGCCGCTGATACCAGCCTGGCGGATCTTCTCCAGCAGGGCCGCAGGCTCCAGGCTGCGGTAGTCGATGCAGGGCTCCAGTGCAGTCCACTCGTCCAGGCCGTCGCTGTCGATGACGATGGCCGGAGCGAGCATCCCGGAAGCGTGGGGATAGGGCTGCAGACCGATGAAGCTCACCGTGCCGGAGGTCGGCGCATGCAGCGGCGCGCCGACCCGTCCGCTGGCGGCGGCGATCGGCTGGCCCTTGAGGACCCGCTCGCCGACCGTGACGATCGGCTCGGCTGGGGCGCCGATGTGCTGTCCGAGCGGCAGGATCAGGCGCGCGGGCAACGGCGCCGTCTGGATCGGCGTACGGTTGGAAAGCTCCTTGCGCTCCGGCGGATGGATGCCACCGTGGAACTCCCAGAGTTTCATCTCGCTCATGCTACCCGCTCCCGATCGCTGGCGATCAGTCGGCCAGGGGGCAGGGGCATATCCCATTTCCAGTTCTGCAGCGTGCCGGCGACCGGCAGCATCTCGATGCAATCCACCGGGCAGGGCTCGACACAGAGGTCGCAGCCGGTACATTCGGCGGCAATCACCGTGTGCATGTGCTTGGCAGCGCCGACGATGGCATCCACCGGGCAGGCCTGCAGGCACTTGGTACAGCCGATGCATTCCGCTTCGCGGATGTGGGCGACCATCTGCGGTTTTTCGCCCTCGGCGGCATCCAGCGGTTCGGGCTCGAGGTCCAGCAGCTCGGCCAGGGCCTGGATGGTCGCCTCGCCACC from Azotobacter salinestris carries:
- the rsxC gene encoding electron transport complex subunit RsxC, which produces MSEMKLWEFHGGIHPPERKELSNRTPIQTAPLPARLILPLGQHIGAPAEPIVTVGERVLKGQPIAAASGRVGAPLHAPTSGTVSFIGLQPYPHASGMLAPAIVIDSDGLDEWTALEPCIDYRSLEPAALLEKIRQAGISGLGGAGFPTAVKLAARSQRKIHTLVINGAECEPYITADDRLMRERATELVVGIEILVRLIEPEQVLIGIEDNKPEASAAVRAALGEQPFGLRVLPTKYPSGGERQLIEILTGLQVPSGGLPADIGMICQNVGTCVAIHDAVLKGRPLISRIVTLTGEALARPMNVEALLGTPVGELLAFAGLDEERMDRLIMGGPMMGFTLPSLDAPLIKTGNCLLAPTRSELPPPPPALPCIRCGACSDVCPASLLPQQLHFFALGQEHEQLKAYNLFDCIECGACAYVCPSTLPLVQYYRAAKAEIRELEQKHHKAENARQRFELRQERLRKAEEQKEAERQARAEKAARAKAVQAESTSVPHQEVPPAGQPAGLSDLQKKLKIEASMAQVALRKAEKQLAAHAAPELEAQVAELRAAAKAAQKALEAAVAAAPAAPPASDDAALKKAKIELAMKRAELKKAEKGGADDSELTRLHEALAGAERALHAAEEASDKPAPQVVRTEKRPMDEKLRALKTELAFALADLRKLERNEAVDPPALESARTRLAEAERRLAEHQSE
- the rsxB gene encoding electron transport complex subunit RsxB, translated to MTAVLALLLLCLVCGAILGYAAVRFRVEGNPIAEQINALLPQTQCGQCGYPGCKPYAEAIAAGDKINKCPPGGEATIQALAELLDLEPEPLDAAEGEKPQMVAHIREAECIGCTKCLQACPVDAIVGAAKHMHTVIAAECTGCDLCVEPCPVDCIEMLPVAGTLQNWKWDMPLPPGRLIASDRERVA